One genomic segment of Elgaria multicarinata webbii isolate HBS135686 ecotype San Diego chromosome 21, rElgMul1.1.pri, whole genome shotgun sequence includes these proteins:
- the LOC134411968 gene encoding cytochrome b-c1 complex subunit 8: MGMHFGNLAKMRHMVICTLSPFEQRAFPNSLSKGILNYWRRFSSQFFRVVPPFVVGYLVYSWGNQEFERQKRKNPADYENDV, translated from the exons ATGGGTATGCACTTCGGAAACTTGGCAAAAATGAGGCATATGGTCATCTGCACCTTGTCTCCATTTGAGCAAAGAGCTTTTCCTAACAGCCTCTCCAAAGGAATACTGAATTATTGGAGGCGATTTAGTTCACAGTTCTTCCGTGTGGTGCCTC CATTTGTCGTCGGCTATCTCGTTTATTCCTGGGGAAACCAAGAATTTGAACGTCAGAAAAGAAAGAACCCAGCCGACTATGAAAATGATGTGTAA